In Vigna unguiculata cultivar IT97K-499-35 chromosome 3, ASM411807v1, whole genome shotgun sequence, a single genomic region encodes these proteins:
- the LOC114175385 gene encoding protein LSD1-like: MQSQLVCNGCRSLLLYPRGATNVCCALCNTITSVPPPGMEMSQLYCGGCRTLLMYTRGATSVRCSCCHTVNLVPATNQVAHVHCGNCRTALMYPYGAPSVKCAICHYITNTNNGRLPIPVHRSNGTANAGTLPSTSTSMPQSQSQTVVVENPMSVDSSGKLVSNVVVGVTTDKK, encoded by the exons ATGCAGAGCCAACTTGTGTGCAATGGTTGTAGGAGCCTTCTGCTTTACCCGAGAGGGGCAACCAATGTTTGTTGTGCATTGTGCAACACGATTACCTCTGTTCCTCCACCTG GGATGGAAATGTCTCAACTTTACTGTGGAGGCTGCAGGACGTTGCTAATGTACACTCGTGGAGCTACAAGTGTGAGATGTTCCTGCTGTCACACTGTAAACCTTGTTCCAG CAACTAATCAGGTAGCTCATGTCCACTGTGGGAACTGCCGGACAGCCCTCATGTATCCTTACGGAGCTCCCTCAGTCAAATGTGCTATTTGCCACTATATTACTAAT ACGAACAATGGACGGCTTCCAATCCCTGTCCATAGATCCAATGGGACAGCCAATGCTGGGACATTACCTTCTACTTCAACA TCAATGCCTCAATCTCAAAGTCAGACAGTAGTAGTAGAAAATCCAATGTCTGTGGATTCAAGTGGGAAATTG GTGAGCAATGTTGTGGTCGGCGTCACAACAGATAAGAAATAA